From Sediminitomix flava, the proteins below share one genomic window:
- the accB gene encoding acetyl-CoA carboxylase biotin carboxyl carrier protein — translation MNALEIKDLISFIANSGLNQVNLETSEIKLHIKRDADTVAAASSDNSLFRAAPAPAPVAAAPVASAPVAAPVVETAAPAPAPVVSTESDNSDNYITIKSPMIGTFYTSPNPDSPQFKEVGDTVKSGEVVCIIEAMKLFNEIESEVSGKIVKILVDNATPVEYDQPLFLVDPS, via the coding sequence ATGAACGCTTTAGAAATTAAGGATTTAATCAGCTTTATTGCTAACTCAGGTTTAAATCAAGTTAACCTTGAGACTTCAGAAATTAAATTACATATTAAAAGAGATGCGGATACAGTTGCAGCAGCATCTTCAGATAATTCTTTATTTAGAGCTGCGCCAGCTCCAGCTCCTGTAGCAGCAGCACCAGTTGCATCCGCTCCTGTAGCTGCACCAGTTGTTGAAACTGCCGCTCCAGCTCCTGCACCAGTTGTATCTACAGAATCTGACAATTCAGATAATTATATTACGATTAAGTCACCAATGATTGGTACTTTCTATACTTCACCAAATCCAGATTCACCTCAATTTAAAGAGGTTGGAGATACAGTTAAATCTGGAGAAGTAGTTTGTATCATTGAAGCTATGAAGTTATTCAACGAAATTGAGTCAGAAGTTTCTGGTAAGATTGTTAAAATCTTGGTAGATAACGCAACTCCAGTTGAATATGATCAGCCACTATTCTTAGTTGACCCTTCATAA
- the efp gene encoding elongation factor P, producing the protein MATTADIKKGVCLEFNNGLYMVIDFQHVKPGKGPAFVRTKLKNVSTGKVVDNTFSSGHKITTARIERRPHQFVYKDDFGYNFMNMETFDQIAVEEDLVENADLMKDGQDVEILVHAEQEKVLGVDLPQYVILSVTYSEPGVKGDTATNATKPATMETGAIIQVPLFINEGDVIKVNTEDRSYSERVKQ; encoded by the coding sequence ATGGCAACAACAGCAGATATTAAAAAGGGTGTTTGCTTAGAATTTAACAATGGTCTTTACATGGTGATTGATTTTCAACATGTAAAACCAGGTAAAGGACCTGCTTTTGTTCGTACGAAGCTTAAGAATGTTTCTACTGGTAAAGTAGTAGATAACACATTCTCTTCTGGACATAAGATTACAACAGCACGTATTGAGAGACGTCCTCATCAATTTGTATACAAGGATGATTTTGGATACAACTTCATGAATATGGAAACTTTCGATCAGATCGCAGTTGAAGAGGATCTTGTTGAAAATGCAGATTTAATGAAAGATGGACAAGATGTTGAAATTCTTGTACATGCTGAACAAGAAAAAGTATTGGGTGTAGACTTGCCTCAATATGTTATTCTTTCAGTTACTTATTCTGAGCCAGGTGTTAAAGGTGATACAGCTACAAATGCTACAAAACCTGCTACGATGGAAACTGGTGCTATTATTCAAGTTCCTTTGTTTATCAACGAAGGTGACGTGATTAAGGTAAATACAGAAGATAGATCATACTCCGAAAGAGTTAAACAATAG
- a CDS encoding beta-ketoacyl-ACP synthase III has translation MTKLRAAITGVGKFLPDYILDNKELEELVDTNDAWIMERTGIKERRILKGEKGTSYMGVRAVKDVLEKTNTSPEEIDLIICATVTPDMLFPATANIIAGQVGAVNAFSYDVLAACSGFVYALSTASQFIETGKYKKVVVVGADKMSSIVDYTDRTTCVLFGDGAGAVLLEATTEEEGIMDFVLKTDGVNGPDALKMPAGGSLKPASVETVMAKEHFAKQDGRTVFKYAVTAMADVAAEIMDRNKLSSDDVAYLVPHQANKRIIDATARRMGVGEEKVMMNIERYGNTTAATIPLCLNDYENKLNKGDNIVLAAFGGGFTWGSVYVKWAY, from the coding sequence ATGACTAAACTAAGAGCAGCCATAACAGGTGTAGGAAAATTTCTACCAGATTATATTCTAGACAATAAAGAGCTGGAAGAATTAGTAGACACAAATGATGCTTGGATCATGGAAAGAACAGGTATCAAAGAGCGTCGAATACTTAAAGGTGAGAAGGGTACCTCTTATATGGGAGTTCGAGCTGTTAAAGATGTTCTTGAAAAAACCAATACTTCTCCAGAGGAAATTGATTTGATCATCTGTGCAACTGTTACTCCAGACATGCTTTTCCCTGCAACAGCAAATATCATTGCAGGACAAGTAGGAGCTGTAAATGCATTTTCTTATGATGTTTTAGCCGCTTGTTCTGGATTTGTATATGCATTATCTACAGCTTCTCAGTTTATTGAAACTGGAAAGTATAAAAAAGTAGTTGTAGTTGGAGCAGACAAGATGTCTAGTATTGTCGATTATACAGATCGTACAACTTGTGTTCTGTTTGGTGATGGAGCAGGAGCTGTATTGTTGGAGGCTACAACTGAAGAGGAAGGAATTATGGACTTTGTCTTGAAAACAGACGGAGTTAATGGTCCTGATGCATTAAAAATGCCTGCAGGAGGTAGTCTTAAGCCTGCTTCTGTGGAAACTGTAATGGCAAAAGAACATTTTGCAAAACAAGATGGTCGAACAGTATTTAAATATGCTGTGACTGCTATGGCTGATGTCGCTGCAGAAATTATGGATCGCAACAAATTGAGTAGTGATGACGTTGCTTACCTAGTTCCTCATCAAGCTAACAAACGTATCATTGATGCTACAGCTAGAAGAATGGGAGTAGGGGAAGAGAAAGTAATGATGAATATCGAAAGATATGGAAACACTACTGCAGCTACGATTCCATTGTGCTTAAATGATTACGAAAATAAGTTAAATAAAGGCGATAATATCGTTTTAGCTGCCTTTGGAGGCGGATTTACATGGGGTTCTGTCTATGTAAAGTGGGCATATTAA
- the rpmF gene encoding 50S ribosomal protein L32, with protein sequence MAHPKRKISKQRRNKRRTHQKLTLPAVAVCPTTGEPHLMHRAYWSEGKLYYRGNVVIDNSEEEIAE encoded by the coding sequence ATGGCACATCCTAAAAGGAAAATATCGAAACAAAGAAGAAATAAGAGAAGAACTCACCAAAAGTTAACTCTTCCAGCTGTAGCAGTATGTCCTACAACTGGTGAGCCGCACTTGATGCACAGAGCTTACTGGTCTGAAGGTAAATTATACTACAGAGGTAACGTTGTTATCGATAACAGTGAAGAAGAAATTGCTGAGTAA
- a CDS encoding YceD family protein: protein MKRKSDFTIEVFGLKEGKHDYQFPVDLKLFEQYEVDYLQDANCIAKVKLDKSSTMIRVDIEISGKVILICDRSLEPFDYDVKVNEKYFFKYGDRHEEISEEICLIPFNESEIDLQQLLYDFILLALPTRRIHPDYMDGVEDEDDTSAYFSTGNVIEEDEEEEDKPIDPRWEKLKKLK from the coding sequence GTGAAGCGTAAAAGTGATTTTACGATTGAAGTTTTTGGTCTAAAAGAAGGTAAGCATGATTACCAATTTCCTGTAGACCTAAAGCTTTTTGAGCAATATGAAGTTGACTATTTACAAGATGCTAACTGTATTGCTAAAGTTAAGCTCGACAAATCATCTACGATGATACGAGTTGATATTGAAATCTCTGGTAAAGTGATTTTGATCTGTGATCGAAGTCTTGAGCCATTTGATTATGATGTGAAAGTAAATGAGAAATACTTTTTCAAATACGGCGATCGTCATGAAGAGATTTCTGAAGAAATATGCCTGATTCCTTTCAACGAATCAGAAATTGACCTTCAACAACTGTTATATGATTTTATTCTGTTGGCTTTGCCTACTAGAAGAATTCATCCAGATTACATGGATGGAGTAGAGGATGAAGATGATACTTCAGCTTATTTCTCTACAGGAAATGTAATAGAAGAAGACGAGGAAGAAGAGGATAAACCTATTGATCCACGTTGGGAAAAATTGAAAAAACTTAAATAA
- a CDS encoding 16S rRNA (uracil(1498)-N(3))-methyltransferase, translating into MRIFYEPSLSPEQTTIHLNQDDSKHAIKVLRLKNGDEVLLTDGKGYFYESVISDSNPKKCLLEIVKVEKQEKNQSYSVHIAIAPTKNMDRIEYFVEKAAEFGIDQITFFTSKNSERKVLKVDRIERILVSAIKQSKKAYLPIISELQPFEACLKNIQESERFIAYVPENPEHHFFKELPKSTESIIFVGPEGGFTPEEIELAKSYNVKPVSLGNSRLRTETAGIASCQIIHLKNL; encoded by the coding sequence ATGAGAATATTTTATGAACCATCATTATCTCCAGAGCAAACAACAATCCATCTAAACCAAGATGATTCAAAGCATGCAATCAAGGTTTTGAGATTAAAAAATGGAGATGAAGTATTACTTACCGATGGTAAAGGATATTTTTATGAATCTGTCATTTCGGATTCTAACCCTAAAAAATGCTTATTAGAGATTGTAAAGGTTGAAAAACAAGAGAAAAACCAAAGTTATTCTGTACATATAGCTATCGCGCCTACTAAAAATATGGACAGAATTGAGTATTTTGTTGAAAAGGCTGCTGAATTTGGTATTGACCAAATCACATTCTTTACATCTAAGAATTCAGAACGAAAAGTACTAAAAGTAGATAGAATTGAAAGAATACTAGTTTCTGCAATTAAACAATCAAAAAAGGCTTATTTACCAATTATTTCAGAACTGCAGCCATTTGAAGCATGTTTGAAAAATATACAAGAAAGTGAGCGTTTTATTGCTTATGTTCCTGAAAACCCTGAACATCATTTCTTCAAAGAGTTACCAAAAAGTACGGAGAGTATCATTTTTGTAGGCCCTGAAGGAGGATTTACACCTGAAGAAATTGAATTAGCTAAATCTTACAATGTCAAACCCGTTAGTTTAGGTAATTCAAGACTTAGAACAGAAACTGCAGGAATAGCTTCTTGTCAAATTATTCACTTGAAAAACTTATAA
- a CDS encoding DUF4159 domain-containing protein, with protein sequence MKYIRTLILLSLFIFSAVGISFAQNSAYKIAKLKYNGGGDWYANKTALPNLIDYCNTYLGTNIAVEEEVVEVGSNELFSYPYVYMTGHGNVVLSEIEAQNLRNYLISGGFLHIDDNYGLDKFIRIEMKKVFPELEFVELPFDHPIYHMKYDFPNGLPKIHEHDGKSPQGFGLIYEGRLICFYTYESDLGNGWEDQVVHGDPEEIRQQALKMGANIISFACMNY encoded by the coding sequence ATGAAATACATCCGCACACTAATTTTATTGTCTTTATTTATATTCTCTGCTGTAGGAATTTCTTTTGCTCAAAACTCAGCATATAAAATTGCTAAGCTAAAATACAATGGAGGCGGTGATTGGTATGCGAATAAAACGGCTCTTCCAAATCTTATAGATTATTGTAATACATATTTGGGAACAAACATCGCTGTAGAAGAAGAGGTCGTAGAAGTCGGAAGTAATGAGCTTTTCTCCTATCCTTATGTGTATATGACTGGTCACGGTAATGTCGTTCTTTCGGAAATAGAAGCTCAAAACCTTAGAAACTATCTGATATCTGGTGGTTTTTTGCACATAGATGACAATTATGGCTTGGACAAATTCATTCGCATAGAGATGAAAAAGGTCTTTCCTGAATTAGAATTTGTTGAATTACCATTCGATCATCCGATATATCACATGAAATATGACTTCCCAAATGGATTACCTAAAATTCATGAACATGACGGAAAGTCTCCTCAAGGCTTCGGGTTAATATATGAGGGAAGACTTATCTGTTTTTATACTTATGAGTCTGATCTAGGGAATGGATGGGAAGATCAAGTTGTCCATGGAGATCCTGAAGAAATAAGACAACAAGCACTTAAAATGGGTGCTAATATCATCTCATTTGCTTGTATGAACTACTAA
- a CDS encoding polysaccharide deacetylase family protein, with product MIKKTNYFFRKILYPQLTWKVETDSKEIYLTFDDGPIPRVTEWVLKTLKEYNAKATFFCVGDNIRKHPDVFKKVLNDGHAIGNHTFNHLKGWTTLNDHYFENISLCQSEMTKYVQPKGKPLFRPPHGQITYPQITQLTDEYEIIMWHVLTMDYESKLDEEKCLDSAIKNTEKGSIVVFHDSLKAEKNLYYVLPRFLQYFKNKGYKFNKMPTNTI from the coding sequence ATGATTAAGAAGACTAATTACTTTTTTAGAAAAATATTATACCCACAGCTTACTTGGAAAGTAGAAACTGACTCAAAAGAAATTTATTTAACCTTTGATGACGGGCCTATTCCAAGAGTAACTGAATGGGTTTTGAAAACATTGAAAGAATATAATGCAAAAGCTACTTTCTTTTGTGTAGGAGATAATATTAGAAAACATCCAGATGTTTTTAAGAAAGTTCTAAATGATGGACATGCAATAGGGAATCACACATTTAATCACTTAAAGGGTTGGACGACTCTTAATGATCATTACTTTGAAAATATAAGTCTATGTCAATCTGAAATGACTAAATACGTTCAACCTAAAGGAAAACCTCTGTTTAGGCCTCCTCATGGTCAGATTACCTATCCACAAATAACACAGCTTACCGATGAATATGAAATAATTATGTGGCATGTGTTAACCATGGACTACGAAAGTAAGTTAGATGAAGAAAAGTGCTTAGATTCAGCGATTAAAAACACTGAAAAGGGTTCAATTGTTGTTTTTCATGACAGCCTGAAGGCAGAAAAGAACCTTTATTATGTTCTTCCTCGTTTTTTACAATACTTTAAGAATAAAGGATATAAGTTTAATAAAATGCCAACTAATACTATCTAA
- a CDS encoding aminotransferase class I/II-fold pyridoxal phosphate-dependent enzyme: protein MDLFEKLLQDRGPLGSHSKYAHGYFTFPKLEGEIAPRMQFRGKEVLTWSLNNYLGLANHPEVRKADAQAAADWGLAYPMGARMMSGNSNVIEEFESQLSAFVGKEDTMILNFGYQGIMSVIDALLDRRDVVVYDSECHACIIDGLRMFPGKRFVFPHNNIDNCEKQLQRAEKIAAQTGGAILVITEGVFGMLGDQGNLKDIVALKDKYNFRLLIDDAHGFGTLGETGAGAAEEQGVTEGVDIYFSTFAKSMASVGAFVSSDEQVIEYLRYNTRSQIFAKTLPMPLVVGNMKRLEMLKSMPELKNKLWEVATALQDGLRAKGFDLGETQSPVTPVMLKGGVNEATNLTMDLRENFNIFCSVVAYPVVPKDVIMLRLIPTAMHSLKDVEETIVAFEAVKGKLESGEYARSAEPQVAK, encoded by the coding sequence GTGGACTTATTTGAAAAGCTTTTACAAGACAGAGGACCTCTAGGTAGTCACTCGAAATATGCACATGGATATTTTACCTTCCCTAAGTTAGAAGGTGAGATTGCACCAAGAATGCAATTTAGAGGTAAAGAAGTACTTACTTGGAGTTTGAATAACTACTTAGGTTTAGCGAATCACCCTGAAGTAAGAAAAGCTGACGCTCAAGCTGCAGCAGATTGGGGATTGGCTTATCCAATGGGTGCTCGTATGATGTCTGGTAATTCAAATGTGATAGAAGAATTTGAATCTCAGCTTAGTGCTTTCGTAGGTAAAGAAGATACTATGATCCTTAACTTCGGTTACCAAGGTATCATGTCAGTGATTGATGCTCTTCTTGACCGTAGAGATGTAGTAGTTTATGACTCTGAATGCCACGCTTGTATTATTGATGGTTTGAGAATGTTCCCAGGAAAGCGTTTTGTTTTCCCTCACAATAACATCGATAACTGTGAAAAGCAGCTTCAGAGAGCTGAAAAAATTGCAGCACAAACAGGTGGTGCTATCTTGGTAATTACTGAAGGTGTATTCGGTATGCTAGGTGACCAAGGTAATTTGAAAGATATCGTTGCGCTTAAAGATAAATATAACTTCCGTCTTCTTATTGATGATGCTCACGGTTTCGGTACACTTGGTGAAACAGGTGCTGGTGCAGCAGAAGAGCAAGGAGTAACAGAAGGTGTAGATATTTACTTCTCTACATTCGCTAAATCAATGGCAAGTGTTGGTGCATTTGTTTCATCAGATGAGCAAGTAATTGAATACTTGAGATACAATACTCGTTCTCAAATCTTCGCGAAAACTCTTCCAATGCCTCTAGTTGTTGGTAACATGAAGCGTTTGGAAATGTTGAAATCAATGCCAGAATTGAAGAATAAGCTTTGGGAAGTAGCAACTGCTCTTCAAGATGGCTTAAGAGCGAAAGGTTTTGATTTAGGTGAGACTCAATCTCCAGTTACTCCAGTAATGTTGAAAGGTGGAGTGAATGAAGCTACTAACCTAACAATGGACCTTCGTGAAAACTTCAATATTTTCTGTTCAGTGGTTGCATACCCAGTAGTTCCTAAAGATGTGATCATGTTACGTCTTATCCCTACAGCAATGCACAGCTTGAAAGATGTTGAAGAAACAATTGTTGCTTTCGAAGCAGTAAAAGGTAAGCTAGAGAGTGGCGAATACGCTAGATCAGCAGAACCTCAAGTGGCAAAATAA
- a CDS encoding histone H1, which yields MEKFDQLVKLIEETKSDADKFYNSDVQAAGTRVRGKMQEIKKLAQDIRVEVQDIKNSKK from the coding sequence ATGGAAAAATTTGATCAACTTGTTAAACTAATCGAAGAGACAAAATCTGACGCAGACAAATTCTACAACAGCGACGTTCAAGCTGCAGGTACACGCGTTAGAGGTAAAATGCAAGAAATTAAAAAACTAGCTCAAGATATCAGAGTTGAGGTACAAGACATTAAAAACTCTAAGAAGTAG
- the dnaB gene encoding replicative DNA helicase has protein sequence MNEKLPDSNQTFPSRANKSVANEFVGGLKRPYDHEMEQAVIGALMLDKDALTEVIEVLKVETFDKEAHQLIYKSIQALFGRSEPVDLLTVVHELRKGGDIEKVGGPAYISQLMNKVSSSANIIHHSRILVEYAIKRALINISNEISRDSYSDSEDVFEILDKAEARLFEVSEMNIRKNYSGMPEVMNEVIQELEAMKDHTDGLTGVPSGFTWLDRVTSGWQRSDLIIIAARPAMGKTAFVLSNLRNAAVKFNVPVAIFSLEMSAAQLVKRMISAEAELESEKLKTGKLSDEEWKKFIDKTPKLTEAPIFIDDTPALSVLELRAKCRRLKAQHDIQIIVIDYLQLMSGGSGTAKGNREQEIAFISRSLKQLAKELNVPVIALSQLSRAVETRGGDKRPQLSDLRESGSIEQDADMVCFLYRPEYYDITEDEEGNSVLGLGEVIIAKHRNGGLENVKLRFIGKYTRFEDWDGDAFGSGQDAGFSPFDSVAPQIPAANEPFPSSMNTMDAMGMPPEADFGNDAPPSGGETITLGSKMNNTDEDPGPPPF, from the coding sequence ATGAACGAAAAACTACCAGATAGTAATCAAACATTTCCTTCAAGAGCTAATAAGTCTGTCGCCAATGAGTTTGTTGGCGGATTAAAAAGACCATATGATCATGAAATGGAACAAGCTGTTATTGGAGCACTGATGCTTGATAAAGATGCTTTGACCGAAGTGATCGAGGTATTAAAAGTAGAAACATTTGATAAAGAAGCCCATCAATTAATATATAAGAGTATACAAGCCCTTTTTGGACGTTCTGAACCTGTGGATTTATTGACAGTAGTTCATGAATTAAGAAAAGGCGGAGATATAGAGAAAGTAGGAGGTCCTGCATATATTTCGCAGTTGATGAATAAGGTCAGTTCTTCTGCCAATATTATTCATCACTCAAGGATCTTAGTAGAATATGCGATTAAACGTGCACTTATAAATATTTCAAATGAAATCTCAAGAGACTCATACAGTGACTCTGAAGATGTATTTGAAATTCTAGATAAAGCTGAAGCCCGATTATTTGAGGTTTCAGAAATGAATATCCGTAAGAACTACTCAGGAATGCCCGAGGTAATGAATGAAGTTATTCAAGAACTTGAGGCTATGAAAGATCACACGGATGGTTTAACGGGTGTTCCTTCAGGTTTTACTTGGCTAGATAGAGTAACATCAGGTTGGCAGCGTTCCGATTTAATTATTATTGCAGCACGTCCTGCAATGGGTAAAACAGCATTCGTACTTTCTAACCTTAGAAATGCAGCAGTTAAGTTTAATGTTCCTGTAGCTATTTTCTCTCTAGAGATGTCTGCTGCTCAGCTTGTAAAAAGGATGATTTCAGCTGAAGCAGAGCTTGAGAGTGAGAAGTTAAAGACAGGAAAGCTTTCGGACGAAGAGTGGAAGAAATTCATTGATAAAACACCTAAGCTTACAGAGGCTCCAATATTTATTGATGATACACCAGCCTTGTCTGTCTTAGAACTTAGAGCAAAATGTCGAAGACTTAAAGCTCAGCATGATATTCAGATTATTGTAATTGACTACCTCCAGCTTATGAGTGGTGGTTCAGGAACAGCAAAAGGTAACCGTGAACAGGAAATTGCCTTTATATCACGTTCCTTAAAGCAATTAGCAAAAGAATTGAATGTACCTGTAATTGCGCTTTCTCAGCTTTCTCGTGCCGTAGAAACTAGGGGAGGAGACAAAAGACCTCAACTATCCGATCTTCGTGAATCTGGGTCTATTGAGCAGGATGCTGATATGGTATGTTTCCTTTATCGTCCTGAATATTATGATATCACAGAAGACGAAGAAGGTAACTCAGTCTTAGGACTCGGAGAAGTTATTATTGCAAAACACCGTAATGGTGGATTGGAAAATGTTAAACTCCGATTTATTGGTAAGTATACCCGATTTGAGGATTGGGATGGAGATGCCTTTGGTAGTGGTCAAGATGCCGGATTCTCACCATTTGATTCTGTAGCTCCACAAATTCCTGCGGCTAATGAGCCATTCCCTTCATCTATGAATACAATGGATGCTATGGGTATGCCTCCTGAAGCTGATTTTGGAAATGATGCACCTCCAAGTGGTGGTGAAACGATTACGCTAGGCAGTAAAATGAATAACACGGATGAAGATCCTGGCCCTCCGCCATTTTAA
- a CDS encoding UDP-N-acetylmuramate--L-alanine ligase, whose amino-acid sequence MRVHLIAIGGSVMHNMAIALKEKGYEVSGSDDLIFEPSKSRLKENGLLPEKEGWNPEIITEDIDAIILGMHAKADNPELKKAQELGLNIYSYPEYIYENSKFKHRVVIAGSHGKTTVSSMIVHVLNYWNIDADYLIGAKVKGLKSSFKLTKEAPILIVEGDEYLSSALDPNPKFIHYHQHIGVVTGIAWDHINVYPEYDGYVHQFKRFIESTPKGGVILYDETDKELCDQIEKSEVYFDVEKIPYNQAKHKIKNGTTELTFGKGKTAIKVFGEHNLKNIEVARHVCERLGVKEDRFKEAIASFEGAHMRMQHLHSSDSTRVYRDFAHAPSKVKATVEAFDNQFPEDTFALLELHTYSSLNKDFLSEYKGALGNVKEAVVFFNPDIIANKGLKEITKEDVANAFDHSNLKVITNSDELKEHLNQVNWNAKNLLIMTSGNLGNIDLEELAKDIAK is encoded by the coding sequence ATGAGAGTTCATTTGATTGCGATTGGTGGTAGTGTAATGCATAATATGGCAATTGCACTAAAAGAAAAGGGATATGAAGTGAGTGGATCAGATGATCTGATATTCGAGCCTTCAAAAAGTCGATTGAAAGAAAATGGGCTATTACCCGAAAAAGAAGGTTGGAACCCTGAAATCATCACAGAAGACATTGATGCGATTATTTTAGGAATGCACGCAAAAGCTGACAATCCTGAACTCAAAAAAGCACAAGAGTTAGGTCTTAATATATATTCTTACCCTGAATATATTTACGAGAATTCGAAATTTAAGCACAGAGTAGTCATTGCTGGAAGTCATGGAAAAACTACAGTTTCTTCAATGATTGTTCATGTACTGAATTATTGGAATATAGATGCTGATTATTTGATAGGTGCAAAAGTAAAAGGACTTAAAAGTTCATTTAAACTAACCAAAGAGGCTCCTATTCTTATCGTTGAAGGCGATGAATATTTGTCGTCTGCCCTAGACCCTAATCCTAAGTTCATTCATTATCATCAACATATTGGTGTAGTTACAGGAATTGCTTGGGATCATATTAATGTATATCCAGAATATGATGGTTATGTACATCAGTTCAAAAGATTTATTGAGAGTACACCTAAAGGCGGTGTGATTCTTTATGATGAAACAGATAAGGAACTATGTGACCAGATCGAGAAATCAGAAGTTTATTTCGATGTTGAGAAAATCCCTTACAATCAAGCTAAACACAAGATCAAAAATGGGACAACTGAACTTACTTTTGGAAAAGGAAAAACAGCCATTAAAGTATTTGGAGAACACAACCTCAAAAATATTGAAGTAGCTCGTCATGTGTGCGAACGATTGGGTGTAAAAGAAGACCGTTTCAAAGAAGCTATAGCAAGTTTTGAAGGTGCACATATGCGTATGCAGCATTTACATTCTTCTGACAGTACTCGAGTTTATAGAGATTTTGCACATGCTCCATCAAAAGTAAAAGCAACTGTTGAAGCTTTCGATAATCAGTTTCCAGAAGATACTTTCGCTCTTCTAGAATTACATACATACAGCAGTTTGAATAAGGATTTCTTATCTGAATATAAAGGGGCTTTAGGCAATGTTAAAGAAGCTGTTGTTTTCTTCAATCCTGATATCATCGCTAATAAAGGTTTAAAAGAAATCACAAAGGAAGATGTTGCGAATGCATTTGACCATTCGAACTTAAAAGTGATTACAAATTCAGATGAATTAAAAGAACATTTGAATCAAGTAAATTGGAATGCCAAAAACCTTCTGATTATGACTTCAGGAAACTTAGGAAACATTGACCTAGAAGAATTGGCAAAAGATATTGCCAAATAA
- the murB gene encoding UDP-N-acetylmuramate dehydrogenase encodes MIQIEKDISIHPFNTFGARQNTSYFLRISDIGGLQNFIDNKGFELDQIMILGGGSNVLFTKDYNGIILKNEIKGIDVEKENDEFVWLKIGGGENWHELVLYTVENNWQGIENLSLIPGTVGASPIQNIGAYGVEVKDTFESLEAFELETGTIKSFTKDDCGFGYRDSVFKRHLKGKYFITSVTLKLRKTNHAYNTSYGAIENMLQEKGISELSPKTISETVIAIRNSKLPNPEDIGNCGSFFKNPVISTEDYKSLKEEYPSIPGYVLSESEVKVPAGWLIDQSGWKGKVIGNVGTYEKQALVLINATGMATGEEAWSYAQEVKQSVFKKFNIEINPEVNII; translated from the coding sequence ATGATTCAGATTGAGAAAGATATATCTATTCACCCATTTAATACGTTCGGAGCAAGACAAAATACTTCTTATTTTTTGAGAATCTCAGATATAGGAGGCCTTCAGAATTTTATTGATAATAAGGGCTTTGAACTAGATCAGATAATGATTTTGGGTGGAGGAAGTAATGTTCTTTTCACCAAAGATTATAATGGAATCATCCTTAAAAATGAGATAAAGGGAATAGACGTTGAAAAGGAAAATGATGAATTCGTTTGGCTGAAAATAGGTGGTGGGGAAAATTGGCATGAACTAGTTCTTTATACTGTAGAAAATAATTGGCAAGGAATTGAGAATCTTAGTCTTATTCCTGGAACAGTGGGAGCCTCTCCTATCCAAAACATTGGTGCTTATGGAGTAGAGGTGAAAGATACATTTGAATCCCTTGAAGCTTTTGAATTAGAAACAGGAACAATTAAATCTTTCACCAAAGACGATTGTGGTTTCGGATATCGTGATAGTGTATTCAAAAGACATCTAAAAGGGAAATATTTTATTACTAGTGTTACTTTAAAACTTCGTAAAACGAATCATGCTTATAATACAAGTTATGGTGCAATTGAGAATATGCTTCAAGAAAAAGGAATTTCAGAATTAAGCCCAAAGACTATTAGTGAAACTGTAATTGCTATTAGAAACTCTAAACTGCCTAATCCAGAAGATATTGGAAACTGTGGTTCATTCTTTAAAAATCCCGTAATCTCAACTGAAGATTATAAATCATTGAAAGAAGAATATCCTAGCATACCTGGTTATGTATTATCTGAAAGCGAAGTAAAAGTACCTGCGGGTTGGTTAATCGATCAATCTGGATGGAAAGGTAAAGTGATTGGGAATGTAGGAACTTATGAAAAACAAGCATTAGTTCTAATAAATGCCACAGGTATGGCTACAGGAGAAGAGGCTTGGAGTTATGCACAGGAAGTAAAACAATCAGTATTCAAAAAATTTAATATTGAAATCAATCCAGAAGTAAATATAATTTAG